The Pecten maximus chromosome 11, xPecMax1.1, whole genome shotgun sequence genome has a segment encoding these proteins:
- the LOC117337996 gene encoding uncharacterized protein LOC117337996, whose translation MAASSMELMNRVSVLPLTVKRVCPSGTTNPEGCSIYRCDFVNGSLTYGVDEPRCQHPNGTCLKENYEERDTTSCSLTTCAKKMEMDGSFTMKMQIKPYGCQHPNGTCLEENFLDWDVTSCNLTTCKKEMEVNGSFRMRLEVRTHGCMLPSGVCLGPNRAVVDFDYCFKPLCRKLSDRSFTIKYNYFGCPVNGSCILKENTVRGEGCVNYRCKITNGRSKMQLKPLDCDLGDGTCLRNGNAIKDEVSCLQKECKIFKYPNGTFSTRMVDTYYGCPLQWAV comes from the exons ATGGCAGCCTCATCTATGGAATTGATGAATCGA GTCAGTGTACTGCCCTTGACGGTAAAACGTGTGTGTCCTTCTGGAACTACCAATCCGGAGGGGTGCAGCATCTATCGGTGTGACTTCGTCAACGGCAGCCTCACCTACGGAGTTGACGAACCGA GGTGTCAACATCCCAATGGGACCTGTCTAAAAGAGAACTATGAAGAACGGGACACAACGTCCTGCAGCTTGACTACATGTGCCAAGAAAATGGAAATGGACGGATCATTCACAATGAAAATGCAAATAAAGCCATACG GATGTCAACATCCGAATGGGACCTGTCTAGAAGAGAACTTTCTAGACTGGGACGTAACATCCTGCAACTTAACGACATGCAAAAAAGAAATGGAAGTGAACGGATCATTTAGAATGAGACTAGAAGTCAGGACGCATG GTTGCATGCTTCCCAGTGGCGTCTGTCTTGGCCCTAATAGAGCAGTGGTCGACTTCGATTATTGTTTCAAGCCACTCTGTCGGAAGTTGTCAGACAGGAGctttacaattaaatataacTACTTTG GTTGTCCCGTGAACGGTTCgtgtattttgaaagaaaatactGTTAGAGGAGAAGGATGCGTGAACTACCGATGTAAAATAACAAACGGTCGTTCAAAGATGCAGCTAAAACCGCTAG ACTGTGACTTGGGAGATGGAACTTGTCTTCGTAATGGGAACGCTATAAAGGATGAAGTCTCGTGCTTACAAAAAGAATGTAAAATCTTCAAATATCCGAACGGCACGTTCTCTACAAGAATGGTGGATACCTATTATG GATGTCCCCTCCAATGGGCGGTGTGA